One Bacillus marinisedimentorum genomic region harbors:
- the cymR gene encoding cysteine metabolism transcriptional regulator CymR: MKISTKGRYGLTIMMALARKYGEGPVSLKTIAEQHNLSDHYLEQLVPPLRNAGLVKSIRGAYGGYKLAKAPDQITAGDIIRILEGPISPVEVMDDEEPAKRNLWIKIRDAVKDVLDNTTLEDLITYEDDQEQDAYMFYI, from the coding sequence ATGAAAATTTCCACGAAGGGGCGGTACGGCCTGACGATTATGATGGCACTCGCCAGAAAGTACGGTGAGGGGCCTGTTTCGCTCAAGACGATAGCGGAACAGCATAACCTGTCTGATCATTACCTGGAACAGCTGGTGCCGCCGCTCCGGAATGCCGGGCTTGTCAAAAGCATCCGCGGGGCATACGGAGGCTATAAGCTGGCTAAAGCACCTGATCAAATCACAGCAGGTGATATTATCCGCATCCTTGAAGGCCCGATCAGCCCGGTTGAGGTCATGGATGATGAAGAACCGGCTAAACGGAATTTATGGATCAAGATCCGTGATGCGGTGAAAGACGTATTGGATAATACGACCCTGGAAGACCTGATCACATACGAAGATGATCAGGAACAGGACGCATATATGTTTTACATTTGA
- a CDS encoding YczE/YyaS/YitT family protein — MTPKEKVVRWTFFTVGLIVLALGISMTIQAKNLGIGPWDVFHYGLFLQLGLTIGSWAIISGLVIIASVSIAQRSIPQAGTILNMLLIGIFIDLFNFILTEPATLPGQIAIFIAGTVVLGYGIGIYVSADLGAGPRDSLMLVVSEKTGWNMSWVRNGMEVAVLILGLMLGGPVGAGTVLIAFLLGPIVGFSLPQSRELLKFVLERGKDDENFHEGAVRPDDYDGTRQKVR; from the coding sequence ATGACACCAAAAGAAAAGGTTGTCCGCTGGACGTTTTTTACAGTCGGACTGATCGTGCTTGCCCTTGGCATCTCGATGACAATCCAGGCAAAAAACCTCGGGATCGGGCCGTGGGATGTTTTCCACTATGGCCTGTTTTTGCAGCTCGGCCTGACCATCGGCAGCTGGGCTATTATTTCCGGTCTTGTCATTATCGCTTCTGTGTCGATCGCGCAGCGGTCGATTCCTCAGGCGGGTACGATATTAAATATGCTGCTGATCGGAATTTTTATAGACTTATTCAATTTTATATTGACTGAGCCTGCAACTTTGCCGGGCCAGATTGCGATCTTTATCGCCGGTACGGTCGTTCTGGGCTATGGTATCGGCATTTATGTTTCAGCCGACCTTGGAGCGGGGCCGCGCGACAGCTTGATGCTGGTCGTTTCCGAAAAAACAGGCTGGAATATGTCCTGGGTCCGAAACGGCATGGAAGTCGCTGTGCTGATCCTTGGCTTGATGCTGGGGGGGCCGGTGGGTGCGGGAACAGTATTGATCGCGTTTTTGCTGGGGCCGATTGTCGGCTTTTCACTTCCGCAGTCACGGGAATTGCTGAAATTTGTATTGGAACGGGGGAAGGATGATGAAAATTTCCACGAAGGGGCGGTACGGCCTGACGATTATGATGGCACTCGCCAGAAAGTACGGTGA
- a CDS encoding AAA family ATPase — protein sequence MDLFDFNADDDTQIRGPLASRMRPRTLDEFVGQEHIIGEGKLLRRAVQADQLTPMIFFGPPGTGKTTLARIIANSTAAYFEQLNAVTSGIKDIREVTDRAKERLTMESRKTILFIDEIHRFNKGQQDALLPFVEDGTVILIGATTESPMFEINPALLSRSRLFRFEPLTDDHIRAAIKKALADKERGFGEYDIGFDSEAMDHIVNIANGDARTALAAVELAVVTTDKNKDGVIHITLPIAEESIQQRVLRYDKNGDNHYDTISAFIKSIRGSDPDAALYWLAKMIYAGEDPRFIARRLYVHAAEDVGLADPNALLVAQAAAYAVDFIGMPEARIPLAEAVLYLATAPKSNAVIKGIDSALKAVETEKASSVPTHLRDAHYKGSSRLGHGEGYKYPHNYPDGYVPQQYLPDHLKNKTFYEPVQRGFEKNISKRLEYFKERSEKEGKREK from the coding sequence ATGGATTTATTTGATTTCAATGCAGACGATGATACACAAATCAGGGGACCGCTTGCCAGCCGCATGCGGCCGCGGACGCTTGATGAGTTTGTCGGGCAGGAGCATATCATCGGTGAAGGGAAGCTTTTGCGGAGGGCTGTGCAGGCAGACCAGCTGACGCCGATGATTTTTTTCGGTCCTCCCGGTACAGGCAAAACGACCCTGGCCCGGATTATCGCAAATAGCACGGCAGCTTATTTTGAACAATTAAATGCGGTGACGTCAGGAATCAAAGATATAAGGGAAGTGACGGACCGGGCTAAAGAGCGGCTTACGATGGAAAGCCGGAAAACCATTTTGTTCATCGATGAAATTCATCGGTTCAACAAGGGGCAGCAGGATGCGCTCCTCCCGTTTGTTGAAGACGGGACGGTCATTTTGATCGGGGCAACTACCGAGAGCCCGATGTTCGAAATCAACCCTGCGCTGTTATCCAGATCGCGGCTTTTCCGATTCGAGCCGCTTACCGATGACCATATAAGGGCGGCGATCAAGAAAGCGCTGGCCGACAAAGAACGGGGTTTTGGCGAGTACGATATCGGGTTTGACAGCGAGGCGATGGATCATATTGTGAATATCGCCAATGGTGATGCCCGCACGGCGCTGGCGGCTGTGGAGCTCGCCGTAGTCACTACGGATAAAAATAAAGACGGCGTCATCCATATCACTCTGCCGATAGCGGAAGAGTCGATCCAGCAGCGCGTCCTCCGTTATGACAAAAATGGTGATAACCATTATGATACGATTTCCGCATTCATAAAAAGCATCAGGGGATCAGATCCGGATGCCGCCCTGTACTGGCTTGCGAAGATGATTTATGCCGGCGAAGATCCGCGGTTCATAGCAAGGCGGCTCTATGTCCATGCCGCTGAAGACGTTGGGCTCGCCGATCCAAACGCCCTGCTGGTTGCACAGGCAGCCGCTTACGCCGTCGACTTCATCGGAATGCCGGAAGCGAGGATTCCGCTTGCCGAAGCGGTTCTGTATCTCGCAACGGCCCCGAAAAGCAACGCTGTCATAAAAGGGATCGACAGTGCCCTCAAAGCTGTTGAAACAGAAAAGGCAAGCAGCGTCCCAACCCATTTGCGGGATGCCCATTATAAAGGGTCGTCCCGGCTCGGACACGGAGAAGGCTATAAATATCCGCATAACTATCCTGATGGGTATGTCCCGCAGCAGTATTTGCCGGATCACTTGAAAAATAAAACATTTTATGAACCTGTGCAAAGAGGGTTCGAAAAAAACATCAGCAAGCGCCTGGAATACTTTAAAGAGCGGTCGGAAAAAGAAGGCAAGCGAGAGAAATAG
- a CDS encoding tRNA threonylcarbamoyladenosine dehydratase, with the protein MLHQFSRNELAFGEQGLNKLKGSTVAVLGIGGVGSFSAEALARSGVGRLILIDKDDIDITNVNRQIHALLSTVGRPKVEVMAERIHDINPECDVIELQMFYTDETYEKLFEYEIDYIIDASDTISYKIHLIKECRNRNVPLISSMGAANKLDPTRFKIADISDTSYDPVAKVIRTKLRKDGIKKGVTVVYSDERPIKIREDVRKEVAPEDPATRKAEHPPSSNAFVPSAAGLIMASYVIRELLKEFEIDRVD; encoded by the coding sequence ATGCTTCATCAGTTTTCACGGAATGAACTGGCTTTCGGTGAGCAAGGCCTCAATAAATTGAAGGGATCCACGGTAGCAGTTCTCGGAATCGGCGGCGTCGGTTCGTTTTCCGCCGAAGCCCTTGCCAGGAGCGGTGTCGGGCGCTTGATCCTGATCGACAAGGATGATATTGATATTACGAATGTCAACCGCCAGATTCACGCTCTTTTATCGACAGTGGGACGCCCGAAAGTGGAAGTAATGGCAGAACGGATCCATGATATCAATCCGGAATGCGATGTCATTGAATTGCAAATGTTTTATACCGACGAAACCTATGAAAAGCTTTTTGAATATGAAATCGACTATATCATTGATGCCTCGGACACGATTTCTTATAAAATCCATTTGATCAAGGAATGCCGGAACCGCAATGTTCCGCTCATTTCTAGCATGGGGGCGGCAAACAAGCTCGATCCGACCCGGTTCAAAATAGCGGACATCAGTGATACGAGTTATGATCCGGTAGCGAAAGTCATTCGCACGAAACTCCGTAAAGACGGCATCAAAAAAGGTGTAACTGTCGTTTATTCGGATGAAAGACCGATAAAGATCCGTGAGGATGTCCGCAAAGAAGTCGCTCCTGAGGACCCTGCCACGAGAAAGGCGGAACACCCCCCATCCTCGAACGCTTTTGTCCCATCTGCCGCAGGCCTTATTATGGCAAGCTATGTCATAAGGGAACTTTTGAAGGAGTTTGAAATCGACCGCGTTGATTAA